In Calothrix sp. PCC 7507, one DNA window encodes the following:
- a CDS encoding pentapeptide repeat-containing protein — MDANEVLRRYAAREINFRLANFPGISLIRATLRKVDFAGANLRKSYLRN, encoded by the coding sequence ATGGATGCCAACGAAGTTTTAAGGCGATATGCAGCCAGGGAAATAAATTTTAGGCTGGCGAATTTCCCAGGAATCAGCTTAATTCGAGCAACTCTGAGAAAAGTAGATTTTGCTGGGGCGAATTTGAGGAAATCATATCTGAGAAATTAA
- a CDS encoding RNA-binding protein — protein MSIYVGNLSYEVTQDGLSGVFAEYGSVKRVQLPTDRDTGRVRGFGFVEMGTDAEETAAIEALDGAEWMGRDLKVNKAKPREDRSSFDGNRGNSSFRNRY, from the coding sequence ATGTCGATTTATGTAGGCAATCTTTCTTACGAAGTTACACAAGATGGCCTTAGTGGTGTCTTTGCAGAATATGGTTCTGTCAAGCGGGTTCAGCTACCTACAGATCGTGACACAGGTCGTGTGCGCGGCTTCGGCTTTGTAGAAATGGGTACAGATGCTGAAGAAACAGCCGCCATTGAAGCGCTAGATGGCGCAGAGTGGATGGGGCGTGATTTGAAGGTGAATAAGGCTAAACCTAGAGAAGACAGAAGTTCATTTGATGGTAATCGGGGCAACAGCAGCTTCCGGAACCGCTACTAA
- a CDS encoding allophycocyanin subunit alpha apoprotein, with translation MSLILKSILNADTEARYLTPGELEPIKSFVKNGERRLRLVQALTENRERIVKQSGTQLFQKRPDVVSPGGNAYGQEMTATCLRDIDYYLRLITYSIVAGDATPIQEIGVIGAREMYRSLGTPIEAVAESIRAMKNITTSMMSAEDASEVGGYFDYLIAGLQ, from the coding sequence ATGAGTTTGATCCTCAAGTCGATTCTCAACGCAGACACAGAAGCTCGCTATCTCACCCCTGGCGAACTCGAGCCAATTAAGAGCTTTGTTAAGAATGGTGAGCGTCGTCTGCGCCTTGTTCAAGCTTTAACTGAAAACCGCGAACGCATTGTTAAGCAATCTGGAACCCAGCTGTTTCAAAAGCGCCCTGATGTTGTCTCACCTGGTGGAAACGCCTATGGACAAGAAATGACTGCGACTTGTCTGCGAGATATAGATTACTATCTACGCTTGATCACTTACAGTATCGTAGCTGGTGATGCCACTCCAATTCAGGAAATTGGGGTCATTGGTGCCCGCGAAATGTACAGGTCTCTGGGAACTCCGATTGAAGCCGTGGCTGAAAGTATCCGTGCGATGAAGAATATTACCACCTCGATGATGTCAGCAGAAGACGCTAGCGAAGTTGGGGGTTACTTCGACTACTTAATAGCTGGACTCCAGTAG
- a CDS encoding ABC transporter permease, translated as MITNKRIQFLLPILSPLVAIASALLVGAGLIALAGANPLAAYTALFQESLSTYFGFGNTLTKMTPLLFTSLGVLVALRGGQFNIGGEGQIYLGALGSTLIGLYVQGLPAVIHIPLALLAGFLFGAVWGGIPGYLKAVRGVNEVITTLLLNYIAVNLVSYLVQNPMKAPAAPSPYSPLIAKSAQLPIILPGSLAHAGILLALIAAVILWLLLVRSPLGYQIAAVGFNPIAAHYARISVQRTIMLVMALAGGLAGLAGATEVMGLKYRLFEAISPGYGFDAIAIAFLSRGSVVGVVLNSLFFAALRSGANVMQRSAGVPVTVVYAIQGLTVLFIAISLAVEKNIKTIEP; from the coding sequence ATGATTACAAATAAACGCATTCAATTTCTGCTACCAATTTTATCCCCCTTGGTGGCGATCGCATCTGCTTTACTGGTTGGTGCAGGTTTAATTGCACTGGCTGGCGCAAATCCGCTTGCAGCCTACACCGCGTTATTTCAAGAATCTCTCTCTACCTACTTTGGATTTGGTAACACCTTGACAAAAATGACACCGCTACTATTCACCAGTTTAGGTGTGTTGGTGGCGTTGCGTGGTGGTCAATTTAACATTGGTGGGGAAGGGCAAATTTATCTGGGTGCTTTGGGAAGTACTTTGATTGGGTTGTATGTGCAGGGATTACCTGCGGTGATTCACATTCCCTTAGCGCTGTTAGCAGGATTTCTCTTCGGTGCTGTTTGGGGTGGAATTCCTGGTTATCTCAAGGCTGTAAGAGGGGTAAACGAGGTAATTACCACCTTGCTACTAAATTACATTGCAGTGAATTTAGTGAGCTACTTGGTGCAAAATCCCATGAAAGCACCAGCAGCACCTAGTCCTTATTCACCACTGATTGCTAAATCTGCCCAGTTACCGATCATTTTACCTGGGAGTCTTGCCCATGCAGGTATTTTATTAGCATTAATTGCAGCAGTAATTTTGTGGTTGTTGTTAGTGCGATCGCCTCTAGGTTACCAAATCGCAGCGGTGGGATTTAACCCAATTGCTGCTCATTATGCGCGGATTTCTGTTCAGCGTACCATCATGTTAGTCATGGCGTTAGCGGGTGGTTTAGCGGGGTTAGCGGGTGCAACTGAAGTCATGGGGTTGAAATATCGTTTATTTGAGGCTATTTCACCTGGTTATGGTTTTGATGCGATCGCGATCGCCTTTTTAAGCCGTGGTAGCGTCGTCGGTGTGGTACTAAATTCCCTATTTTTTGCCGCGCTGCGTAGTGGTGCTAATGTGATGCAACGTAGCGCAGGTGTCCCCGTGACAGTAGTTTACGCCATTCAAGGGTTGACGGTATTATTTATTGCTATCAGTCTCGCTGTGGAAAAAAATATAAAAACTATAGAACCATAA
- a CDS encoding hybrid sensor histidine kinase/response regulator, giving the protein MSINWGENFKLPASVPQVESDARSKHRGSLTQQTLIKTAISMGIVIVASTGIGYFQVISRVTEQSLSQLEQYVKLRAQRERAIFTLAEDNHVLLKQALLKQLQALGDRDPQAEFEQLFVKYKDGTIRNRPNIFEIDKTPGVFLGKNVKVDADMRRRVLAYYNTLSAYGPAWRNRFANSYTQIPENGMVMYMHEYPWALKAPSRKSFRVTDDESFQITRQVYDPERKTVWTGIYYDQVAAAWMASCVTPLDVDGRHIATLGHDILIGELRDRTLNDVLTGTYNMIFRKDGRLVVHPALMEDIKQGNGQFSIGQSKDSHLRQIFKLVTQTPGNRVIDNSENDEYLAVTTINEPDWYLVTVFPKSLLTQEAFNTARLILLLGLSSLIIEIIIVFLILHRQIATPLNKLMAATESIYAGNLDIKVDVRCPNELGRLGYLFNKMSQQLRESFVKLARTNEELEIRVEERTTELKKAKEAADQANIAKSEFLANMSHELRTPLNGILGYAQILKRSKNFVDKEQKGIDIISQCASHLLTLINDILDISKIEAQKMELHPVDFHFQSFLQDVVEICRIKAEQKGIDFIYQPDNKLPEAIYADEKRLRQVLINLLGNAVKFTDKGKVVFSVKCQDTTGSRLQENLADKICFQIEDTGIGIPQNYLENIFLPFEQVGDSNKQSEGTGLGLAISQKIVQMMDSTLEVRSQLGHGSIFWFNVELQKSQYWQKIHSVSQPGNIVGFVGEKRKVLIVDDHWENRSFIINFLQPLGFAMQEAEHGKQGLEKAIEFEPDLIITDILMPVMDGYEMLASLRQSPLFQNIPVVVSSASVFKSDKHKSLEAGANEFLPKPVQADSLLEALRVHLQLEWMYEEALEEKKHNKQTKVDIDASGIIPPSYEDLVLLYELSRKGLVNDLLQELARIENLNSEFSPFVQKLSNFAKGFQIKQIKIFIEKYL; this is encoded by the coding sequence ATGAGCATAAATTGGGGGGAAAACTTTAAATTACCTGCATCTGTTCCGCAGGTTGAAAGCGATGCTCGAAGCAAGCACAGAGGATCGCTGACGCAACAAACGCTGATCAAAACCGCAATCAGTATGGGCATCGTCATTGTTGCATCCACAGGAATTGGTTACTTCCAAGTGATTTCACGGGTGACAGAGCAGTCTTTGTCACAACTTGAGCAATATGTCAAACTAAGAGCGCAGCGTGAGAGAGCAATATTCACGTTGGCTGAAGATAACCATGTCTTGTTGAAACAGGCTTTGCTAAAGCAGCTTCAAGCATTAGGCGATCGCGATCCCCAAGCCGAGTTTGAGCAGTTGTTTGTCAAATACAAGGATGGTACGATTCGCAACCGTCCTAACATTTTTGAAATTGACAAGACTCCTGGTGTGTTTCTGGGTAAAAATGTCAAAGTCGATGCTGATATGCGCCGCCGAGTCTTAGCTTATTACAATACCCTCAGCGCTTACGGGCCTGCATGGCGCAATCGCTTTGCCAACAGCTACACCCAAATTCCAGAGAATGGCATGGTGATGTACATGCACGAATATCCGTGGGCATTGAAAGCACCTTCTAGGAAATCGTTCCGCGTCACCGATGATGAGTCCTTTCAAATTACCCGACAAGTTTATGATCCTGAACGCAAAACCGTCTGGACAGGAATTTATTACGATCAGGTTGCTGCTGCTTGGATGGCATCTTGTGTCACACCGTTGGATGTAGATGGCAGACATATTGCTACACTCGGACATGATATTTTGATTGGTGAGTTACGCGATCGCACGCTGAATGATGTCCTCACAGGCACATACAACATGATCTTTAGAAAAGATGGGCGTTTAGTAGTCCATCCTGCTCTGATGGAAGATATTAAACAAGGAAATGGTCAATTTTCCATTGGGCAATCAAAAGACTCTCATCTGCGTCAAATTTTTAAGTTAGTCACTCAAACACCAGGAAATCGGGTGATTGATAATTCTGAGAATGATGAATACCTAGCTGTAACCACAATTAATGAGCCAGATTGGTATTTAGTTACAGTTTTTCCTAAATCTCTATTAACTCAAGAAGCTTTTAACACAGCGCGGCTAATTCTCTTATTAGGACTAAGCTCACTCATCATTGAGATTATCATTGTATTCCTGATTTTACATCGTCAAATTGCTACTCCACTAAACAAACTTATGGCAGCAACTGAAAGTATTTATGCTGGTAATCTAGATATTAAAGTTGATGTCAGGTGTCCAAATGAACTAGGGCGTTTGGGATATTTATTTAATAAAATGTCTCAGCAACTCCGAGAATCTTTTGTTAAATTAGCTAGAACTAATGAGGAACTCGAAATAAGAGTAGAGGAACGTACTACAGAACTCAAGAAAGCTAAAGAAGCAGCCGATCAAGCAAACATTGCCAAGAGTGAGTTTTTAGCAAATATGAGCCATGAATTGCGTACTCCTCTCAATGGTATTTTGGGATATGCTCAAATTCTTAAGCGCTCAAAAAATTTTGTTGATAAAGAACAAAAAGGCATTGATATTATTAGCCAATGTGCATCCCATCTTTTAACATTGATCAATGATATTCTAGATATTTCTAAAATTGAAGCTCAGAAGATGGAGTTACATCCTGTAGACTTTCACTTTCAGTCTTTCTTGCAAGATGTTGTGGAAATCTGTCGGATTAAAGCTGAACAAAAAGGTATTGATTTTATTTATCAACCTGATAATAAACTGCCAGAAGCTATTTATGCTGATGAAAAAAGACTACGACAAGTGCTAATTAATTTACTAGGCAATGCTGTCAAATTCACAGACAAAGGAAAAGTAGTCTTTTCTGTAAAATGCCAGGATACCACAGGCTCAAGATTACAAGAAAATTTAGCTGACAAAATTTGTTTTCAAATTGAAGATACTGGTATTGGTATTCCTCAGAATTATCTCGAAAATATCTTTTTGCCGTTTGAACAAGTTGGAGATAGCAACAAGCAATCAGAAGGAACAGGATTAGGGTTAGCAATTAGCCAAAAGATTGTCCAGATGATGGACAGCACTTTAGAAGTACGAAGTCAACTAGGACACGGAAGCATTTTTTGGTTCAATGTTGAATTGCAAAAATCTCAATATTGGCAGAAAATTCACTCTGTTTCTCAGCCAGGTAATATTGTTGGTTTTGTAGGTGAGAAACGAAAAGTTTTAATTGTTGACGATCACTGGGAAAATCGCTCATTTATCATCAATTTTTTGCAACCTCTCGGCTTTGCAATGCAGGAGGCAGAGCATGGCAAACAAGGGCTAGAAAAGGCTATAGAGTTTGAGCCTGATTTGATCATAACTGATATTTTGATGCCAGTTATGGATGGTTATGAGATGCTCGCAAGTCTGCGTCAATCACCTTTATTCCAGAATATACCTGTTGTTGTGTCCTCAGCCAGCGTATTTAAATCAGACAAGCATAAAAGCTTAGAGGCTGGAGCTAATGAATTTTTACCCAAACCTGTGCAGGCTGATAGTTTATTAGAGGCATTGCGTGTACATTTGCAACTGGAGTGGATGTACGAGGAAGCTTTAGAGGAGAAAAAGCACAATAAACAGACAAAAGTTGATATAGATGCATCCGGCATCATACCACCATCCTATGAAGACTTGGTTTTACTTTATGAATTAAGCCGTAAGGGTTTGGTTAACGATTTACTCCAAGAACTGGCAAGGATTGAAAATTTAAATAGCGAGTTTTCTCCGTTTGTCCAAAAACTCAGTAACTTCGCTAAAGGCTTCCAAATTAAACAAATAAAAATCTTCATAGAAAAATATTTGTAG
- a CDS encoding glycosyltransferase family 4 protein — protein sequence MRIAQIAPLWERVPPPAYGGIELVVGLLTDELVRRGHEVTLFASGDSISLAKLVSVHPRALRLDTTIKDCSIYEMLNLASVYERAEEFDIIHAHTGHGALTYANLVTTPTVHTLHGIFTPDNEKMFRFGKNQPYVSISNSQREPRLELNYLATVYNGIDVSSYEFYPQPENPPYLAFLGRMSPEKGAHLAIEIAKQTGWHLKMAGKIDAVDVEYFEKEIKPHIDSKQIEYLGEANHVQKNALMGGAVATLFPITWREPFGLVMVESMAAGTPVIAMKLGSTVEVIDHGKTGFLCNNIQEFISAIDQVTQLDRYACRQHVENCFSTRQMTNGYEAVYQQILAERFAKNGHLRSLVSLANSQS from the coding sequence ATGCGAATTGCTCAAATCGCCCCATTATGGGAGAGAGTACCACCACCAGCTTATGGAGGTATTGAGTTAGTAGTAGGGTTACTGACTGATGAATTAGTTAGACGTGGACATGAAGTCACTTTATTTGCATCGGGAGATTCTATCAGTCTGGCAAAACTTGTGTCAGTTCACCCCCGTGCCCTCAGACTTGATACCACCATCAAAGATTGCAGCATCTATGAGATGCTAAATCTAGCTTCAGTATATGAACGAGCAGAAGAATTTGATATTATTCACGCCCATACAGGGCATGGGGCATTGACTTACGCAAATCTCGTCACAACCCCTACAGTTCATACGTTGCATGGTATTTTTACCCCTGACAACGAAAAAATGTTTAGGTTCGGTAAAAATCAACCCTACGTTAGTATTTCTAATTCGCAACGAGAACCAAGATTAGAACTGAATTATCTAGCAACAGTCTATAACGGAATAGATGTTAGTAGTTATGAATTTTATCCTCAACCAGAAAATCCTCCTTACCTGGCATTTTTAGGGCGGATGTCTCCAGAAAAGGGCGCGCACTTAGCAATAGAAATTGCCAAACAAACTGGCTGGCACTTGAAAATGGCAGGGAAGATAGATGCCGTTGATGTGGAATACTTTGAGAAAGAAATTAAACCACATATAGACTCTAAACAAATTGAGTATCTAGGTGAAGCCAACCACGTGCAAAAAAATGCCCTCATGGGAGGCGCAGTTGCAACTCTGTTTCCTATCACTTGGCGAGAACCATTTGGGTTGGTGATGGTTGAATCTATGGCTGCAGGTACACCAGTAATTGCGATGAAATTGGGGTCTACTGTTGAAGTCATTGATCACGGCAAGACGGGTTTTCTCTGCAATAATATTCAAGAGTTTATCAGTGCTATTGATCAGGTAACTCAGTTAGACCGCTATGCTTGTCGTCAGCACGTCGAAAACTGTTTTAGCACTAGACAAATGACCAATGGTTATGAAGCAGTTTATCAACAAATTCTAGCAGAGCGATTTGCTAAAAATGGGCATCTTCGTAGTTTGGTTAGTTTAGCTAACAGCCAAAGCTAA
- a CDS encoding ABC transporter permease: MNNLNFLSDYLVASLRLAIPLGFAALGGLYSERSGVLNIALEGMLLTGAFASASATFYTGNVWIGILAALIAGGLVGLLHAFLCITLRVDQLVSGLAINLVAAGLTSFLSRLVFTGASTQQLPGITAIIIPGLAKIPLIGPLLFQQDILVYLLFTLVAFSIYFLFHSSFGLTLRAVGEAPKAADTAGISVKLVRYLAVVMSGCLASLGGAYLTLVQVKFFAEGMTAGKGFIAIAALIFGRWHPLGSALACLLFGATEALQLRIQALGANIPYQFLVMLPYAIALLALVGLVGKSTPPKALGIPYTRTKTTWHK; this comes from the coding sequence ATGAATAACCTCAACTTCCTCTCAGATTACCTCGTAGCCAGTCTCCGCCTTGCCATACCCTTGGGGTTTGCCGCTTTGGGCGGTTTATACTCTGAACGTTCGGGAGTGTTAAATATTGCCCTGGAAGGGATGTTGTTGACTGGTGCTTTTGCGAGTGCATCCGCAACTTTTTACACAGGTAATGTCTGGATTGGTATCCTAGCCGCCTTAATTGCTGGGGGTTTAGTAGGACTGCTCCATGCTTTTTTGTGTATAACTTTGCGTGTTGATCAGTTAGTGTCTGGTTTGGCAATTAATCTTGTAGCCGCTGGGTTAACATCGTTTTTATCAAGGCTGGTGTTTACTGGTGCTAGCACCCAACAATTACCTGGAATTACGGCAATTATCATTCCTGGTTTGGCGAAGATTCCTTTAATTGGCCCATTGCTATTTCAGCAGGATATCTTAGTATATTTACTATTTACTCTAGTAGCTTTTAGTATATATTTTTTATTCCATAGCAGTTTTGGTTTAACGTTGCGGGCTGTGGGGGAAGCGCCCAAGGCGGCTGACACAGCTGGGATTTCCGTAAAACTTGTACGTTATCTGGCTGTAGTTATGAGTGGTTGTCTGGCAAGCTTAGGAGGTGCTTATTTAACTTTAGTACAGGTGAAATTCTTTGCTGAAGGGATGACTGCAGGTAAAGGATTTATTGCGATCGCTGCTTTAATTTTTGGGAGATGGCATCCTCTAGGTAGTGCTTTGGCTTGTTTGCTGTTTGGGGCTACAGAAGCCTTGCAATTGCGAATTCAGGCGTTGGGGGCAAATATTCCCTACCAATTTTTGGTGATGCTACCTTATGCGATCGCCTTGTTAGCATTAGTCGGATTAGTTGGTAAATCCACACCGCCAAAAGCATTAGGTATTCCTTACACTCGAACAAAAACAACTTGGCATAAGTGA
- a CDS encoding amino acid adenylation domain-containing protein codes for MIMNYQHLTIHELVENQVSLTPDKVAVIFQNQQLTYRQLNEKANQLAHYLQSLGVGSETLVGICVERSLSMLIGLLAILKAGGAYVPLDPSYPWDRLAFMLEDSQLTVLVTQQHLSDKLTPHSAKIVCLNSDGEAISPAGMASLTAQHSNQNPHSLVSADNLAYTIYTSGSTGKPKGVQIIHAAVVNFLLSMQQEPGLTTQDVLLAVTTISFDIAVLELFLPLIVGATTVMVSREVASDAFQLSKIINQSHATVMQATPATWRMLLAIGWQGNQHLKILCGGEALTRHLANQLLERSSAVWNMYGPTETTIWSTVHQVEPGDRAIPIGRPIFNTQIYIFKDPARRKNDTLKPVEEEEEGQLYIGGLGLARGYGNRPDLTSEKFIPDPFSNDPTARLYKTGDLARYLPDGNILIVGRIDHQVKIRGHRIELGEIEATLSQHPQVQECVVVAREDSPGDLRLVAYVVLKSPEKNLRPAQLKGWLQEKLSDYMVPAIVVFMDKLPLTPNCKVDRRALPVPTLDLMEEFVSPRTELEKQLSQIWTTILGVEVGVYQNFFESGGNSLTSALLIHRINETLKIELSLECLFKAPTIAELAEIIPASGSTAKFANHLEQMQADAVLEATIHPLTITQTEPQRIFLTGATGFIGAFLLQELLHLNPQVTVYCLVRANSLEAASERLRKSLESYEIWQDSFGSRIVPVLGDLSQPLLGLSEAQFRELADRIELIYHSGAYVNLVYPYTALRETNVLGTGEVLRLAVHTKTIPIHHISTLDVFQSSAYEQKKIILETEDILSGAGYFDGYSQSKWVAEKLVMAARDRGLPVCIYRLGMITGHSQTGVFQPSNLISRMIKGFIQMGYAPEWELNMNLTPVDYVAQAIAYLSRQPKSDGKTFHLLSPYVLSINQLAADLNSLGYPITSISFDQWQTKLLNMPPENALTPIASMFTKKVSNQQETFIETTALTSSQVFDSRNTQLGLASSDIICPPINSSVLKAYLSYFMRCGFLTKSTSVASGNLKMFG; via the coding sequence ATGATTATGAATTATCAACATCTGACCATTCATGAATTAGTTGAAAACCAAGTATCCTTAACACCTGATAAAGTAGCTGTTATTTTTCAGAATCAGCAATTAACCTACCGACAACTGAATGAAAAAGCTAACCAGTTAGCACATTACCTGCAATCCTTAGGAGTCGGTTCAGAAACATTAGTGGGTATTTGCGTGGAGCGATCGCTCTCTATGTTGATTGGCTTGTTGGCAATCCTCAAAGCAGGCGGTGCTTACGTTCCACTCGATCCATCCTACCCCTGGGATCGTCTGGCTTTTATGCTAGAGGACTCGCAACTAACTGTTTTAGTAACTCAACAGCATTTGTCAGACAAACTAACTCCACACTCAGCTAAAATCGTTTGCCTCAATAGCGATGGGGAAGCGATAAGCCCTGCGGGCATGGCTTCGCTTACCGCTCAACATAGCAACCAGAATCCCCACAGTCTAGTATCTGCCGATAATTTGGCGTATACCATTTACACTTCCGGTTCAACTGGTAAGCCCAAAGGTGTACAAATTATTCATGCTGCTGTTGTTAATTTCTTGCTCTCTATGCAACAAGAGCCGGGATTGACAACGCAAGATGTGCTTCTAGCAGTGACTACGATTTCTTTTGATATTGCTGTTTTAGAACTCTTCCTACCCCTCATAGTAGGCGCTACTACCGTTATGGTGAGTCGTGAAGTTGCAAGCGATGCATTTCAACTATCTAAAATCATCAATCAATCTCATGCTACGGTCATGCAAGCTACGCCGGCAACTTGGCGCATGTTGCTAGCTATTGGTTGGCAAGGTAATCAACATCTGAAAATCCTTTGTGGCGGAGAAGCTCTGACTCGACATCTTGCAAACCAATTACTAGAAAGGAGTTCTGCGGTTTGGAATATGTATGGGCCAACAGAGACTACTATTTGGTCAACCGTTCATCAGGTAGAACCAGGCGATCGCGCCATACCTATTGGTCGCCCCATCTTTAACACGCAAATCTATATATTCAAAGACCCAGCTCGGCGTAAGAATGATACTTTGAAACCTGTTGAAGAAGAAGAAGAGGGACAACTTTACATTGGTGGTTTAGGACTAGCAAGAGGCTATGGGAATCGTCCCGATCTCACATCTGAGAAGTTCATACCTGACCCGTTTAGTAACGATCCCACAGCCCGTCTCTATAAAACAGGTGATTTAGCTCGTTATTTACCAGACGGTAACATCTTGATCGTGGGACGAATTGACCATCAAGTAAAAATTCGTGGACATCGGATTGAATTAGGAGAAATTGAAGCAACACTATCGCAACATCCCCAAGTACAGGAATGTGTAGTAGTTGCTAGAGAAGACTCTCCTGGAGATTTACGTTTAGTGGCCTACGTAGTGTTGAAGTCGCCAGAAAAAAATCTGCGTCCAGCACAATTAAAGGGATGGCTGCAAGAAAAACTATCTGATTACATGGTTCCTGCGATTGTAGTCTTTATGGATAAACTGCCATTGACTCCTAACTGTAAAGTTGATCGTCGGGCATTACCAGTACCAACTCTGGATTTAATGGAGGAATTTGTATCTCCCCGAACAGAGCTAGAAAAACAACTGAGCCAAATTTGGACGACTATTTTAGGTGTGGAAGTTGGTGTGTATCAAAACTTTTTTGAATCAGGAGGTAATTCGCTCACTTCGGCTTTGTTAATACACCGCATAAATGAAACATTAAAAATAGAATTGTCTCTAGAGTGCTTATTTAAAGCGCCGACAATTGCTGAGTTAGCTGAAATAATTCCAGCTTCTGGTTCTACAGCTAAATTTGCCAATCACCTCGAACAGATGCAGGCTGATGCAGTCTTAGAAGCAACAATCCACCCACTAACTATCACCCAGACTGAACCTCAGCGTATCTTCTTAACTGGTGCAACAGGTTTTATTGGTGCTTTTCTGCTGCAAGAATTACTGCACCTGAATCCACAGGTAACTGTTTACTGTCTAGTCCGTGCCAATAGTTTAGAAGCAGCTAGCGAGCGACTGCGTAAGAGTCTAGAAAGTTATGAAATTTGGCAAGATAGTTTTGGTTCCAGAATTGTCCCTGTGCTGGGAGATTTATCACAGCCTTTGTTAGGACTATCAGAGGCACAATTTAGGGAATTAGCAGATCGAATTGAGCTAATTTATCACAGTGGTGCTTATGTAAATTTAGTTTATCCCTACACGGCTTTGCGAGAAACAAACGTACTCGGTACTGGAGAAGTGTTACGTTTGGCAGTTCATACAAAAACCATTCCAATTCACCATATTTCTACTTTAGATGTCTTTCAATCCTCTGCATATGAACAGAAGAAAATAATTTTAGAAACAGAGGATATTCTCAGTGGGGCGGGGTATTTTGATGGTTATTCCCAAAGTAAATGGGTAGCCGAAAAATTAGTTATGGCAGCACGCGATCGCGGTTTGCCTGTCTGTATTTATCGGTTAGGAATGATTACAGGGCATAGTCAAACCGGTGTTTTTCAGCCTAGTAACCTGATTAGCAGAATGATTAAAGGGTTCATCCAAATGGGTTACGCACCTGAATGGGAACTAAATATGAACTTGACTCCCGTAGACTACGTAGCTCAAGCGATCGCATATTTGTCACGCCAACCAAAATCTGATGGCAAAACCTTTCATTTATTAAGTCCCTATGTATTATCGATTAACCAGCTAGCGGCTGATCTGAACTCACTGGGATATCCGATTACTTCTATTTCTTTCGACCAATGGCAGACAAAACTACTCAATATGCCTCCAGAGAATGCTTTAACACCAATAGCATCGATGTTTACCAAGAAGGTATCAAATCAGCAAGAAACTTTTATCGAAACAACCGCCCTAACATCATCCCAAGTCTTTGATTCCCGTAACACACAATTGGGACTAGCGAGTAGCGATATTATCTGTCCTCCTATTAACTCTTCCGTGCTAAAAGCTTATTTGTCTTATTTCATGCGTTGCGGTTTCCTCACTAAATCTACTAGTGTGGCAAGCGGCAACCTGAAAATGTTTGGTTAA
- the infC gene encoding translation initiation factor IF-3 → MIAIQKQLINSQIKSPQVFLIDHENNNRGLLDTSEALQLAQSVELDLVLVSEGKDAPVAKILNYGKLQYQKKKRQGQSARPTVKEVRLRPNVGVADYNLRIEQAVGWLSKGDSVKFVIRLRGRENQYREQAGELLERIVNALGEVGKVQSLDKRSLVAQVVPA, encoded by the coding sequence ATTATCGCAATCCAAAAGCAACTAATTAACTCGCAAATCAAGTCACCTCAAGTTTTCTTGATTGACCATGAGAACAATAACCGTGGTCTGCTCGATACAAGTGAAGCTCTACAGCTAGCACAGAGCGTAGAGCTTGACTTAGTTCTAGTCTCGGAAGGCAAAGACGCTCCTGTTGCAAAGATTCTTAACTACGGTAAACTTCAGTACCAAAAGAAAAAGCGTCAAGGACAAAGTGCTAGACCTACAGTAAAAGAAGTTAGGCTCCGTCCCAACGTGGGTGTCGCCGACTATAACTTACGCATCGAGCAAGCAGTTGGGTGGTTGAGTAAAGGTGATTCAGTCAAGTTTGTGATTCGTTTGCGAGGGCGAGAAAATCAATATCGTGAACAAGCTGGAGAACTGTTAGAGCGGATTGTCAATGCTCTGGGTGAGGTAGGTAAAGTCCAGTCGCTGGATAAACGCTCACTAGTGGCTCAAGTTGTTCCGGCCTAA